The following are encoded together in the Parabacteroides chongii genome:
- the wecC gene encoding UDP-N-acetyl-D-mannosamine dehydrogenase: protein MKACFMGLGYIGLPTAIIAAEHGIDVIGVDINPQVVDMTNEGKIHIVEPGLQELCRKVVASGHLRASVKPEVSDVYLIVVPTPFKGNHEPDISYVETATRSVIPLLKEGDLFVIESTSPVGTTEKMTQLIYSLRPELEGKIYIAYCPERVLPGNVIYELVHNDRVIGGINKESTEKAIGFYSRFVKGTLHKTNAKTAEMCKLTENSSRDVQIAFANELSLICDKAGINVWELIELANKHPRVNILQPGSGVGGHCIAVDPYFITAEFPYESQLIAKAREINNYKAFWCAEKVESAMLKFELEHHRKPIVAMMGLAFKPNIDDLRESPAKYITTKVMQSHNNADILVVEPNVEVHKVFKLTDYREAYEKADIVVFLVKHAPFKELVYDPKKIILDFAGVYKRE from the coding sequence ATGAAAGCATGTTTTATGGGCTTAGGCTATATCGGCCTTCCCACAGCAATAATAGCAGCCGAACACGGCATCGATGTAATTGGCGTAGACATCAACCCGCAGGTTGTAGATATGACCAATGAAGGGAAAATACATATCGTTGAACCTGGATTACAGGAGTTATGCCGGAAAGTGGTGGCATCCGGTCATCTACGGGCTTCGGTGAAACCGGAAGTGAGCGATGTTTACCTGATCGTTGTACCTACACCGTTCAAAGGGAATCATGAACCGGATATTTCGTATGTGGAAACAGCCACTCGGTCTGTCATACCTTTACTGAAAGAGGGGGATCTGTTTGTGATCGAGTCGACATCTCCTGTCGGAACAACGGAGAAAATGACTCAACTGATCTATTCACTCCGTCCGGAACTGGAGGGGAAAATATACATCGCTTATTGTCCGGAACGTGTTCTTCCGGGTAATGTGATCTACGAGCTGGTACACAATGACCGGGTTATCGGTGGCATCAACAAAGAGTCGACAGAAAAAGCGATCGGGTTTTACAGCCGGTTTGTAAAAGGGACCCTGCACAAAACAAATGCCAAGACTGCCGAAATGTGCAAGCTAACGGAAAACTCTTCACGGGACGTACAGATTGCTTTTGCCAATGAACTGTCGTTGATATGCGATAAAGCAGGGATCAATGTATGGGAGCTAATTGAACTGGCAAACAAGCATCCGCGGGTAAATATCTTGCAACCGGGTTCCGGTGTAGGCGGCCATTGCATTGCTGTAGACCCTTATTTCATCACGGCTGAATTTCCTTATGAATCACAATTAATCGCCAAGGCACGGGAGATCAACAACTACAAAGCCTTCTGGTGCGCGGAAAAGGTAGAGAGCGCCATGCTGAAGTTCGAACTGGAGCATCACCGTAAACCGATTGTTGCCATGATGGGACTGGCTTTCAAGCCAAATATCGACGATTTACGGGAGTCACCTGCCAAATACATCACAACCAAAGTGATGCAAAGCCATAATAATGCAGACATATTAGTGGTGGAACCAAACGTAGAAGTACACAAAGTGTTCAAACTCACCGATTACAGGGAGGCATATGAAAAAGCGGATATTGTGGTATTCCTGGTGAAACACGCCCCCTTCAAAGAGTTAGTTTACGACCCAAAGAAAATAATACTTGATTTTGCCGGAGTCTACAAAAGGGAATGA
- a CDS encoding glycosyltransferase family 4 protein, whose product MDKKYIFHCMCYSPKVYSGLDRFTLMLANKLAEDHYQNVFMFYDTLEYAPVYREELTENGHTIVLLDSKSGTLKLLKEYLTCFNSYKPAIVHVHFTSLFKLLNCFLRLFYHFKLFISFHSTVNPCSSYKKYRKQKGFVKTLLYTWYCRFIYQQSNAIICVSQAVKRQYLQFLHHNRKVKCLYLGVNPTITSQEKAKRILHFEDETRFRICHISAFEHLKGIDIIIEAAALLKEKYQLRDFKVYLIGTDRRNDNYSKMIKELSARLQVQEHIVWLGKRFDIQYILPAFDVYIHPSRQEGIGVSLMEAASAGLPLIGTRVGGIPEVIAHESNGFLIKSESAVQLAHYLYKLYQDKKIRREMAIRSKERWNDSFNIEKQTNKLYQIYINA is encoded by the coding sequence ATGGATAAAAAATATATATTCCATTGCATGTGTTACTCGCCAAAGGTATACTCAGGACTCGACCGGTTTACTCTTATGCTGGCAAACAAATTGGCAGAAGACCATTATCAGAATGTATTCATGTTTTATGATACACTGGAATATGCTCCTGTCTATCGCGAGGAACTGACAGAAAACGGACATACGATCGTTTTACTGGATTCCAAATCCGGTACACTGAAACTATTGAAGGAATATCTAACCTGTTTCAATTCGTACAAACCTGCGATCGTCCATGTTCATTTTACGTCGTTATTCAAATTGCTGAATTGTTTCCTTCGTCTTTTTTATCATTTCAAACTGTTTATCTCTTTTCATTCGACAGTAAACCCTTGCTCTTCCTATAAAAAGTACAGGAAACAGAAAGGATTTGTCAAAACATTACTTTACACCTGGTATTGCCGCTTTATATATCAGCAAAGTAATGCCATTATTTGTGTCAGCCAAGCTGTAAAGCGACAGTATCTTCAGTTTTTACATCATAATAGAAAAGTCAAGTGTCTGTATTTAGGAGTTAATCCTACTATAACCAGTCAGGAAAAGGCTAAAAGAATACTGCATTTTGAAGATGAAACGAGATTTCGGATATGTCATATTTCCGCTTTCGAACATCTGAAAGGAATAGATATAATCATTGAGGCTGCAGCCCTTTTGAAAGAAAAGTATCAATTAAGGGATTTCAAAGTTTACTTAATAGGGACTGACAGAAGAAATGACAATTATTCAAAAATGATAAAAGAGCTGTCAGCTCGTCTTCAGGTCCAGGAACACATCGTCTGGCTAGGGAAAAGATTTGATATACAATATATATTACCGGCCTTTGATGTGTACATCCATCCTTCCAGACAAGAAGGCATAGGAGTCTCCTTGATGGAAGCGGCTTCTGCCGGACTGCCTCTTATTGGGACCAGAGTTGGCGGGATACCGGAGGTTATTGCCCACGAATCGAATGGCTTCCTGATAAAAAGTGAATCTGCGGTCCAATTGGCTCATTATCTTTATAAACTATATCAGGATAAAAAAATTCGTCGTGAGATGGCTATCCGATCCAAAGAAAGATGGAACGACTCATTCAATATAGAGAAACAGACAAACAAATTATATCAAATATACATAAACGCTTAA
- a CDS encoding lipopolysaccharide biosynthesis protein yields the protein MTTTNNNKRIAQNAMMMYIRMLLTMAVTLYTSRVVLNALGVNDYGIYNVVGGVVTMFSFLKGTLTSGTQRFLTFELGRKDFNRLQKTFSATLVIHFFLAILILILAETVGLWFLDYKMNIPPDRMYAAQWCYQFSIAASLLTIIQSPYNACIIAHERMNIYAYVSIIDVVLKLLIVYLLVVINTDKLILYSLLVFLVNLVVIGIYILYCRKKYPECAFIIVRDKALYKPILVFSGWNMMSMFGYLLSSQGINILLNIFFYPAINAARAIAYQINSALTSFVNNFQIAVTPQVVKLYADDQQESMKNLLYKNSKYGFSLLWLLSLPVLLEINKILVLWLKEVPSETMIMARLVIIQSLFYTFNRPFDIAIEAVGRMKEINLFTGPMQIMVLPVSYLLLKIGLPFYTPFILNIIVVILCLVVETHYLNKWINISRRVILQQIIYPLFYMVTLSSILPVLVYLHMNSSLLRLFMVVVTSSFSVIACSYFIVLDKQARDWVKNKVKSIL from the coding sequence ATGACAACGACAAATAATAACAAGCGCATTGCCCAAAATGCTATGATGATGTATATAAGGATGCTGCTGACTATGGCAGTTACCTTATATACTTCCAGGGTTGTTTTAAATGCGCTGGGAGTAAATGACTATGGAATCTACAATGTGGTCGGCGGAGTAGTTACCATGTTCTCTTTCTTGAAAGGGACATTAACTTCCGGAACACAGCGGTTCCTCACCTTCGAACTAGGCAGAAAGGATTTCAACCGACTTCAAAAAACATTTTCTGCCACTCTCGTCATCCATTTCTTTCTGGCTATCCTGATCCTGATTCTGGCGGAAACAGTCGGACTGTGGTTTCTCGATTACAAGATGAACATTCCACCAGACAGGATGTATGCGGCACAGTGGTGTTATCAGTTCTCCATCGCAGCCAGTCTGCTAACGATTATCCAGTCTCCTTACAACGCTTGTATTATTGCCCATGAACGCATGAATATCTATGCGTATGTCAGTATTATAGATGTTGTACTCAAGCTATTGATCGTTTATTTACTGGTAGTGATAAATACGGATAAACTGATACTCTATTCACTGCTGGTATTCCTTGTCAATCTGGTAGTCATTGGAATATACATATTATATTGTCGAAAAAAATACCCGGAATGCGCATTTATAATCGTCAGAGATAAAGCATTATATAAACCCATACTTGTTTTTTCCGGCTGGAACATGATGAGTATGTTCGGCTATCTACTCAGCAGCCAGGGAATAAATATATTGTTGAATATATTCTTCTATCCGGCTATCAATGCTGCACGTGCGATCGCTTATCAAATAAACTCGGCTTTAACCTCGTTTGTCAATAATTTCCAGATTGCCGTAACACCTCAAGTCGTAAAGTTATATGCCGACGACCAACAGGAATCAATGAAAAACCTGTTGTATAAAAATTCAAAATACGGTTTTTCATTGCTATGGCTTCTCTCACTGCCGGTCTTGCTGGAGATAAACAAAATACTCGTTTTATGGTTGAAAGAAGTTCCTTCCGAAACTATGATCATGGCCCGGCTGGTGATTATACAAAGCCTGTTCTATACCTTCAACCGTCCGTTCGATATTGCTATCGAGGCAGTCGGACGCATGAAAGAAATAAATCTGTTTACCGGCCCTATGCAGATAATGGTATTACCGGTGTCGTACCTGCTTCTCAAGATCGGATTACCCTTTTATACACCGTTCATACTGAATATTATAGTAGTGATTCTCTGCCTGGTGGTAGAAACTCATTATCTGAATAAATGGATAAATATTTCCAGAAGAGTAATCTTACAACAGATCATTTATCCTCTCTTCTATATGGTAACCCTGTCATCCATTCTGCCCGTCCTTGTTTATTTACATATGAATAGCAGTCTGTTAAGACTATTTATGGTCGTCGTAACATCATCATTCTCCGTCATAGCATGCTCCTATTTCATCGTATTGGACAAACAGGCCAGGGACTGGGTGAAAAACAAAGTCAAATCGATCTTATAA
- a CDS encoding chaperone modulator CbpM — MQTDLIIVNEYCRICHIEPSFIFRLEEGGLIEIRIVEGEKYLQAEQLQDIERYTRMYYDLAINFEGIDAIHHLLNRIKSMQQQIGHLKKMLHVYEAKDFEENEL, encoded by the coding sequence ATGCAAACAGATTTAATTATAGTCAACGAATATTGCCGGATATGCCATATCGAACCTTCCTTCATTTTCAGACTGGAAGAAGGCGGACTAATTGAAATCCGCATTGTCGAAGGTGAGAAGTATTTGCAGGCGGAACAATTACAGGATATCGAAAGATATACACGTATGTATTACGACCTGGCGATCAACTTCGAAGGGATCGATGCCATCCATCATCTACTGAACCGTATCAAGTCCATGCAACAGCAGATCGGACACCTGAAGAAGATGCTTCATGTATATGAGGCAAAAGATTTTGAAGAAAATGAATTATAA
- a CDS encoding MraY family glycosyltransferase, with translation MIYLLILLAFIISVVFSMLIIPRILIVALTKRLFDMPNERKIHTGAIPRLGGISFAPTILFSLAFVSAIAYLGYLYGFKIPADITPRITPDFYLLTCGLIILYLAGIKDDLIGLRYHTKFIVQIIAATLLPLSGLWINNFYGLFGIHELAPWIGMPLTIFVIVFITNAINLIDGIDGLASGLSGAALLILGSLFLHNHMWAYAMLSFSTLGVLIPFFYYNVFGQAEHGRKIFMGDTGSLTLGYILAFLCIRYAAYNPDIAPYSTSAILISFSTLIVPMFDVIRVMLIRFRRRKSLFSPDKNHIHHKFLEMGCSPHKALLYILAISWTFSSLNIILVPYVNINILFIGDIVIWTGLNVYLDKIQNKKNSLKEKKII, from the coding sequence ATGATATACCTCTTGATTTTATTGGCCTTTATCATATCAGTAGTCTTTTCCATGCTGATAATCCCACGTATTCTGATCGTGGCTCTGACGAAAAGACTTTTCGATATGCCGAACGAACGAAAAATACATACAGGAGCTATCCCCCGCCTGGGTGGCATATCATTCGCTCCAACTATCTTATTCTCGTTAGCTTTCGTATCGGCTATCGCGTATCTGGGATATTTATACGGGTTCAAAATACCTGCCGATATTACTCCGCGTATCACTCCGGATTTCTATTTGCTCACCTGTGGCTTGATCATACTTTATCTTGCCGGCATCAAAGACGATCTGATCGGACTGCGGTACCATACCAAATTTATCGTACAGATCATCGCCGCCACCCTACTCCCTCTTTCCGGATTATGGATCAATAACTTTTACGGTCTTTTTGGAATCCACGAACTGGCACCCTGGATCGGCATGCCGCTGACTATCTTCGTTATCGTGTTCATTACGAATGCGATCAATCTGATCGACGGTATCGACGGACTGGCATCAGGGTTAAGCGGAGCCGCCCTGCTTATATTGGGATCTTTGTTCCTGCACAATCATATGTGGGCCTATGCCATGTTGTCATTCTCCACATTGGGGGTGCTGATTCCTTTTTTCTATTATAATGTATTCGGACAGGCAGAACATGGCAGAAAGATATTCATGGGAGATACCGGAAGCCTGACTTTAGGATATATTCTGGCTTTCCTGTGTATCCGTTATGCAGCATACAATCCGGATATTGCCCCCTACTCCACCAGCGCCATCCTTATTTCATTTTCCACATTGATCGTTCCCATGTTTGATGTAATACGGGTGATGCTGATACGGTTCCGCAGACGTAAAAGCCTGTTCTCTCCCGATAAAAATCATATACACCATAAATTCCTAGAAATGGGCTGCAGCCCCCACAAGGCCCTGCTTTATATCCTGGCTATTTCATGGACTTTCAGCAGTCTGAATATCATATTGGTTCCCTATGTAAACATCAACATTCTATTTATCGGAGATATAGTGATCTGGACAGGACTGAACGTTTATCTGGATAAAATACAAAACAAAAAGAATTCATTGAAAGAGAAAAAAATCATCTAA